One window from the genome of Manis pentadactyla isolate mManPen7 chromosome 15, mManPen7.hap1, whole genome shotgun sequence encodes:
- the CIC gene encoding protein capicua homolog isoform X3: MKPMKKTCTGLPGVGSGGKSPPSTRAKALRRRGAGEGDKLEEEDEEAQQHQAGPEEAEEGEEEEAERGPGPEGLPLELHADDPAPGPAEDPKIEGEAGRWEPSLSRKTATFKSRAPKKKYVEEHGAGSGSGGASGAPEERARTPEEGGTLGVPPRPPTSTRSSSTDTASEHSADLEDEPAESCGPGPWPPGSTSGGYDLRQLRSQRVLARRGDGLFLPAVVRQVRRSQDLGVQFPGDRALTFYEGAPSSGVDVVLDATPPPGALAVGTAVCTCVEPSLAAYREGVVVEVATKPAAYKVRLSPGPSSQPGPPATLPQPPQLPHQEPEEAVWVARSSLRLLRPPWEPEVLPRKPPGASEEEEVEPGATLQPCPAALDPKQPEDAEVSKISFGGSLGPCEEGEEKHPPALGTPALLPLPPPQLLSPPPKSPAFAGPGRPGEQPSPCQEGSQGGSRSSSVASLEKGAAPAARARTPLTAAQQKYKKGDVVCTPNGIRKKFNGKQWRRLCSRDGCMKESQRRGYCSRHLSMRTKEMEGLADSGPGGAGRPAGVAAREGSTEFDWGDETSRDSEASSVAARGDSRPRLVAPADLSRFEFDECEAAVMLVSLGSSRSGTPSFSPVSTQSPFSPAPSPSPSPLFGFRPANFSPINASPVIQRTAVRSRHLSASTPKAGVLTPPDLGPHPPPPAPRERHSSGILPTFQTNLTFTVPISPGRRKTELLPHPGALGAPGAGGGGATPDFPKSDSLDSAVDSVSHTPTPSTPAGFRAVSPAVPFSRSRQPSPLLLLPPPAGLTSDPGPSVRRVPAVQRDSPVIVRNPDVPLPSKFPGEVGTAGETRAAGTGRGCRETPVPPGAASGKPGLPPPLPAPVPITVPPAAPTAVAQPMPTFGLASSPFQPVAFHPSPAALLPVLVPSSYTGHPAPKKEVIMGRPGTVWTNVEPRSVAVFPWHSLVPFLAPSQPDPSVQPSEAQQPASHPVASNQSKEPAESAAVAHEQTPGGIGNADPGRPPGATCPESPGPGPPHTLGVVEPGKGPPPTTEEEAPGPPGDPRLDSETESDHDDAFLSIMSPEIQLPLPPGKRRTQSLSALPKERDSSSEKDGRSPNKREKDHIRRPMNAFMIFSKRHRALVHQRHPNQDNRTVSKILGEWWYALGPKEKQKYHDLAFQVKEAHFKAHPDWKWCNKDRKKSSSEAKSTGLGLAGGHKETRERSMSETGTAAAPGVSSELLSVTAQTLLSSDTKAPGSSSCGAERLHAIGGPGSARPRAFSHSGVHGLDGGEVDSQALQELTQMVSGPASYAGPKPSTQYGAPGPFATPGEGGALAASGRTPLLPTRASRSQRAASEDMTSDEERMVICEEEGDDDVIADDGFSTTDIDLKCKERVTDSESGDSSGEDPEGSKGFGRKVFSPVIRSSFTHCRPSLDPEPPGPPDPPAAFSKGYGPTPSSSSSSPASSSALAATSFSLGSGTFKAQESGQGSTAGLLRPPPCGAGGPATPSKATRFLPTDPATFRRKRPESIGGLEPPGPTVIAAPPGGGGSVLQTLVLPPNKEERESSGARMSSAPAPSLAYGAPTAPLSRPAATMVTNVVRPVSSTPVPIASKPFPTSGRVEASPNDTTGSRTETVAGSRAPGGSPLGVSLVYSDKKSAAATSPAPHLVAGPLLGTVGKAPATVTNLLVGTPGYGAPAPPAVQFIAQGAPGSGAAAGSGAGAGSGPNGPVPLGILQPGALSKAGGITQVQYILPTLPQQLQVAPAPAPAPGTKAAAPGGPAPTTSIRFTLPPGTSTNGKVLAATAPTPGIPILQSVPSAPPPKAQSVSPVQAPPPGGSAQLLPGKVLVPLAAPGMSVRGGGAGQPLPLVSPPFSVPVQNGAQPPSKIIQLTPVPVSTPSGLVPPLSPATLPGPTSQPQKVLLPSSTRITYVQSAGGHALPLGTSPASSQAGTVTSYGPTSSVALGFTSLGPSGPAFVQPLLSGQAPLLAPGQVGVSPVPSPQLPPTCGAPGGPVITAFYPGSPAPTSSVPLGQPSQAPPGLVYTVASSTTPPAATILPKGPSAPATATPAPTSPFPSATAGSMTYSLVAPKAQRPTPKAPQKVKAAIASIPVGSFEAGAPGRPGPAPRQPLEPGAAREPPAPESELEGQPTTPAPPPPPDTWVPTARSSPPPPLPAEERTSTKGPETMASKFPSSSSDWRVPGLGLESRGEPPTPPSPAPAPGSGGGSEGSSSRAAGDTPERKEAVGTGKKVKVRPPPLKKTFDSVDKVLSEVDFEERFAELPEFRPEEVLPSPTLQSLATSPRAILGSYRKKRKNSTDLDSAPEDPTSPKRKMRRRSSCSSEPNTPKSAKCEGDIFTFDRTGTEAEDVLGELEYEKVPYSSLRRTLDQRRALVMQLFQDHGFFPSAQATAAFQARYADIFPSKVCLQLKIREVRQKIMQAATPTEQPPGAEAPLSGPLPTGTTAASVPTPSPAGGPDPTSPGSDSGTAPAALPLPPPPEPGPGQPGWEGPPQPSPPPTGPSTAATGR; this comes from the exons ATGAAGCCAATGAAGAAGACTTGCACTGGCCTCCCAGGTGTTGGAAGTGGCGGCAAGTCCCCACCGTCCACCAGGGCCAAGGCCCTGAGGCGgcgaggggctggggagggtgacaAGCTAGAAGAGGAAGACGAGGAAGCACAGCAGCATCAGGCAGGGCCAGAAGAGGCtgaggaaggggaggaggaggaggctgagcGGGGCCCTGGGCCTGAGGGGCTGCCCCTGGAGCTGCATGCTGATgacccagccccaggcccagccgAGGACCCCAAAATAGAGGGGGAGGCAGGCCGCTGGGAGCCCTCACTCAGCCGAAAGACAGCCACATTCAAGTCGCGAGCACCCAAGAAGAAGTATGTGGAGGAGCATGGGGCTGGCAGTGGCAGCGGCGGGGCATCCGGGGCCCCTGAAGAGCGGGCACGGACCCCAGAGGAGGGCGGCACCTTGGGTGTGCCTCCCCGGCCACCCACGTCCACCCGTTCCTCCTCCACTGACACAGCCAGTGAGCACTCGGCAGACCTGGAGGATGAGCCTGCTGAATCCTGTGGGCCAGGCCCCTGGCCCCCTGGTAGCACCAGTGGTGGCTATGATCTGCGGCAGCTGCGGTCTCAGCGGGTGCTGGCCCGGCGTGGGGATGGCCTCTTCCTGCCGGCTGTGGTGCGTCAGGTACGCCGAAGCCAGGACCTGGGTGTGCAGTTCCCCGGGGACCGTGCCCTGACATTCTACGAGGGGGCACCCAGCAGTGGTGTGGATGTAGTTTTGGATGCCACGCCGCCACCAGGTGCGCTGGCAGTGGGCACTGCTGTCTGCACATGTGTGGAGCCCAGCTTGGCTGCCTACCGTGAGggtgtggtggtggaggtggccaCCAAGCCAGCTGCCTACAAGGTGCGCCTCAGCCCTGGCCCCAGCTCCCAGCCAGGCCCACCAGCCACCCTACCACAGCCCCCACAGCTACCACACCAGGAGCCTGAGGAGGCCGTGTGGGTGGCCCGCTCCAGCCTGCGCCTGCTGCGGCCCCCCTGGGAACCTGAGGTCCTGCCACGGAAGCCCCCAGGGGCCTCTGAGGAGGAGGAGGTAGAGCCAGGAGCAACCCTGCAACCCTGCCCTGCTGCCCTGGACCCCAAGCAGCCGGAGGATGCTGAGGTCTCCAAAATTAGTTTTGGTGGCAGCCTGGGGCCTTGTGAGGAGGGCGAGGAGAAGCATCCACCAGCCCTGGGCACCCCAGCTCTGCTCCCACTGCCCCCGCCCCAGCTCCTGTCACCGCCCCCCAAGTCCCCAGCCTTTGCAGGCCCAGGCCGCCCTGGTGAGCAGCCTTCCCCCTGCCAGGAGGGGAGCCAGGGTGGCAGCCGGAGCAGCAGTGTGGCCTCTCTGGAGAAGGGGGCTGCACCAGCCGCCCGGGCCCGCACACCACTGACGGCTGCTCAGCAGAAGTACAAGAAGGGAGACGTGGTCTGCACACCCAACGGAATCCGCAAGAAGTTCAATGGCAAGCAGTGGCGTCGGCTGTGCTCACGAGATGGCTGCATGAAGGAGTCTCAGCGGCGGGGCTACTGCTCCCGCCACCTGTCCATGCGAACCAAGGAGATGGAGGGCCTGGCGGACAGTGGCCCAGGTGGGGCTGGGCGGCCAGCTGGTGTGGCAGCCCGTGAGGGCAGCACTGAGTTCGACTGGGGTGATGAGACATCGAGGGACAGTGAGGCCAGCAGTGTGGCAGCCCGAGGGGACTCACGCCCACGCCTGGTGGCCCCTGCCGACCTGTCTCGCTTTGAGTTCGATGAGTGTGAGGCTGCTGTGATGCTGGTGTCCCTGGGCAGCTCGCGCTCGGGCACACCCTCCTTCTCCCCAGTGTCTACACAGTCACCCTTCTCCCCGGCCCCATCACCTTCCCCGTCGCCGCTCTTTGGTTTCCGCCCTGCCAACTTCAGCCCAATCAACGCCTCGCCAGTCATCCAGCGCACTGCTGTTCGCAGCCGCCACCTGAGCGCCAGCACCCCGAAGGCAGGTGTGCTGACACCACCAGACCTGGGCCCCCACCCACCGCCACCTGCCCCTCGAGAGCGCCATTCCTCCGGCATCCTACCCACTTTCCAGACCAACCTGACCTTCACCGTGCCCATCAGCCCCGGGCGGCGGAAGACAGAGCTGCTGCCCCATCCAGGGGCACTGGGGGCCCCTGGTGCCGGGGGTGGAGGAGCCACCCCGGACTTCCCCAAGAGTGACAGCCTAGACTCTGCTGTAGACTCAGtgtctcacacacctacaccctcCACACCAGCCGGCTTTCGGGCTGTCTCGCCTGCCGTGCCCTTCTCCCGCTCCCGCCAGCCCTCACCATTGCTGCTGTTGCCCCCACCTGCTGGCCTGACCTCGGATCCTGGGCCCTCTGTACGCAGGGTGCCTGCTGTGCAGCGGGACTCACCCGTCATTGTCCGTAATCCTGACGTGCCACTGCCCTCCAAATTCCCTGGGGAGGTGGGCACTGCTGGTGAGACACGGGCTGCAGGAACTGGGCGGGGCTGCCGAGAGACCCCAGTGCCCCCTGGGGCAGCCAGTGGGAAGCCTGGCCTGCCCCCACCTCTGCCGGCCCCTGTGCCCATCACTGTGCCTCCAGCTGCACCAACTGCCGTGGCCCAGCCAATGCCCACCTTTGGCCTGGCATCCTCACCCTTCCAGCCAGTGGCTTTCCACCCCTCACCTGCTGCCCTGTTGCCTGTCCTGGTGCCCAGCAGCTACACCGGCCACCCTGCCCCCAAAAAGGAAGTCATCATGGGCCGGCCTGGGACAG TGTGGACAAACGTGGAACCTCGCTCTGTGGCCGTGTTCCCCTGGCACTCCTTAGTCCCCTTCCTGGCCCCCAGCCAGCCTGACCCCTCTGTGCAGCCAAGTGAGGCCCAGCAACCTGCCAGCCACCCAGTAGCCTCCAACCAGAGcaaag AACCTGCTGAGTCGGCAGCTGTTGCTCATGAGCAGACACCAGGTGGGATAGGAAATGCTGACCCTGGGCGGCCCCCTGGAGCCACTTGTCCTGAGAGCCCAGGGCCCGGACCTCCCCACACTTTGGGTGTGGTGGAACCTGGAAAGGGCCCCCCTCCTACCACTGAGGAGGAGGCTCCTGGCCCTCCAGGAGATCCCCGGCTGGACAGTGAGACAGAGAGTGACCATGACGATGC CTTCCTCTCCATCATGTCTCCTGAGATCCAGTTGCCTCTGCCTCCTGGGAAACGCCGGACCCAGTCCCTCAGTGCCCTGCCCAAGGAACGGGACTCATCTTCAGAGAAGGATGGACGCAGCCCCAACAAG CGGGAAAAGGACCATATCCGACGGCCCATGAatgctttcatgatcttcagcaAGCGGCACCGGGCCCTGGTCCACCAGCGTCACCCCAACCAGGACAACCGGACCGTCAGCAAAATCCTGGGCGAGTGGTGGTATGCCCTGGGGCCCAAGGAGAAGCAGAAGTACCACGACCTGGCCTTCCAG GTGAAAGAGGCCCACTTTAAGGCCCATCCAGACTGGAAGTGGTGCAACAAGGACCGGAAGAAGTCCAGCTCAGAGGCCAAGTCCAcaggcctggggctggcaggAGGACACAAGGAGACGCGGGAGAGGAGCATGtcggagacgggcactgcggctGCCCCGGGAG TGTCCTCGGAGCTCCTGTCCGTCACAGCCCAGACACTTTTGAGCTCGGATACCAAGGCTCCAGGGAGCAGCTCCTGTGGGGCAGAACGCCTGCATGCCATTGGGGGACCCGGCTCTGCTAGGCCCCGAGCCTTCTCCCACAGTGGGGTCCACGGCCTGGATGGTGGGGAAGTCGATAGCCAGGCACTACAGGAACTGACTCAG ATGGTGTCTGGCCCTGCATCGTACGCTGGCCCAAAGCCTTCCACCCAGTATGGGGCTCCAGGCCCCTTTGCCACCCCTGGTGAGGGAGGTGCCCTGGCAGCCAGTGGACGGACTCCACTGCTGCCCACCCGGGCCTCCCGTTCCCAGCGTGCAGCCAGTGAGGACATGACCAGTGATGAGGAACGCATGGTCATCTGTGAGGAGGAAGGGGATGATGATGTCATTG CTGATGATGGCTTTAGCACCACTGACATTGACCTCAAGTGCAAGGAGCGGGTGACCGACAGCGAGAGTGGAGACAGCTCTGGGGAGGACCCAGAGGGCAGCAAG GGCTTTGGCCGGAAGGTGTTCTCACCTGTGATCCGTTCCTCCTTTACCCACTGTCGTCCATCACTGGACCCTGAGCCCCCAGGGCCCCCGGATCCACCTGCAGCCTTCAGCAAAGGCTATGGGCCCACCCCATCTTCTTCTTCATCCTCACCTGCCTCCTCCTCAGCCTTGGCAGCCACCTCCTTCTCACTCGGTTCAGGGACCTTCAAGGCCCAGGAGTCAGGTCAGGGCAGCACAGCAGGCCTACTACGGCCCCCAccctgtggggctgggggcccAGCAACTCCTTCCAAGGCCACCCGGTTCCTCCCAACGGATCCTGCCACTTTCCGGCGTAAGAGACCTGAAAGCATAGGGGGCCTGGAGCCACCAGGCCCCACAGTCATTGCTGCACCTCCTGGTGGGGGAGGAAGTGTCCTACAGACGCTGGTCCTGCCCCCTAACAAGGAGGAGCGAGAGAGCAGCGGAGCCCGTATGTCCTCGGCCCCAGCCCCATCTCTGGCCTATGGGGCCCCAACAGCCCCCCTGTCCCGCCCAGCTGCCACCATGGTTACCAATGTGGTGCGGCCTGTCAGCAGCACTCCTGTGCCCATTGCCTCTAAGCCCTTCCCCACCTCTGGCCGGGTGGAAGCATCTCCAAATGACACAACAGGTTCCAGGACTGAGACAGTTGCTGGGTCCCGGGCTCCTGGGGGTTCCCCACTGGGTGTCAGCTTAGTGTATTCGGACAAGAAGTCTGCAGCAGCCACCTCGCCAGCCCCACATCTGGTGGCTGGGCCCCTATTGGGCACTGTGGGGAAGGCACCTGCCACTGTCACCAACCTGCTGGTGGGCACTCCTGGCTATGGGGCCCCGGCGCCCCCTGCTGTCCAGTTCATTGCCCAGGGGGCCCCTGGCAGTGGGGCTGCTGCAGGCTCAGGAGCAGGTGCTGGGAGTGGCCCCAATGGGCCAGTGCCCCTGGGCATCCTGCAGCCAGGTGCCTTGAGCAAGGCTGGGGGAATCACCCAGGTGCAGTACATCCTGCCCACGCTGCCGCAGCAGCTTCAAGTGGCACCTGCCCCAGCACCAGCCCCTGGGACCAAGGCAGCAGCTCCCGGCGGCCCTGCGCCCACCACCAGCATCCGTTTCACCCTCCCACCGGGCACCTCCACCAATGGCAAAGTCCTGGCTGCCACCGCACCCACTCCTGGAATCCCTATTCTGCAGTCCGTACCCTCCGCCCCACCCCCCAAAG CCCAGTCTGTTTCTCCTGTGCAAGCCCCACCCCCAGGTGGCTCAGCCCAGCTGCTACCTGGGAAGGTATTAGTGCCCCTGGCTGCCCCTGGCATGTCAGTGCGAGGTGGAGGGGCTGGGCAGCCACTGCCCCTAGTGAGCCCACCTTTCTCAGTACCTGTGCAGAATGGCGCCCAGCCCCCCAGCAAG ATCATCCAGCTGACTCCGGTGCCTGTGAGCACACCCAGCGGCCTGGTGCCGCCCCTCAGCCCAGCCACGCTCCCTGGACCCACCTCTCAGCCTCAAAAGGTCCTGCTGCCCTCTTCTACCAG AATCACCTATGTGCAGTCAGCGGGTGGGCACGCGCTGCCCCTGGGCACCAGCCCTGCATCCAGCCAGGCTGGAACAGTCACCTCATACGGGCCCACAAGCTCCGTTGCCCTAGGCTTCACCTCGCTGGGGCCCAGTGGCCCTGCCTTTGTGCAGCCCCTGCTTTCAG GCCAAGCGCCACTGCTGGCTCCTGGCCAGGTGGGCGTGTCACCAGTGCCGAGCCCCCAGCTGCCTCCCACCTGCGGAGCCCCTGGAGGTCCCGTCATCACAGCATTTTACCCTGGCAGCCCTGCTCCCACCTCCTCAGTGCCCCTGGGCCAGCCATCCCAGGCACCCCCAGGCCTGGTCTATACTGTGGCCTCCAGCACAACCCCACCTGCTGCCACCATCCTACCCAAGGGCCCATCAGCCCCAGCCACTGCCACCCCAGCCCCTACCAGCCCTTTCCCTAGTGCCACAG CAGGTTCCATGACCTACAGCTTAGTGGCCCCCAAGGCCCAGCGGCCCACACCCAAGGCCCCCCAGAAAGTGAAGGCGGCCATCGCCAGCATTCCCGTGGGTTCCTTTGAGGCAGGTGCCCCAGGGCGGCCAGGTCCTGCACCCCGGCAGCCTTTGGAGCCTGGTGCAGCCCGTGAGCCCCCTGCCCCCGAGTCTGAGCTTGAGGGGCAGCCTACGACACCAGCCCCCCCACCGCCCCCAGACACCTGGGTTCCAACAGCCCGGAGCAGCCCCCCGCCGCCCCTGCCTGCTGAGGAGCGGACGAGCACCAAGGGCCCTGAGACCATG GCCAGCAAATTCCCTAGCTCATCTTCAGACTGGCGAGTTCCTGGGCTGGGCCTAGAGAGCCGGGGGGAGCCTCCCAccccccccagcccagccccagcccctggcagtggCGGTGGCAGTGagggcagcagcagcagggcagcCGGGGACACCCCCGAGCGCAAGGAGGCAGTTGGTACCGGAAAGAAGGTGAAGGTGCGGCCCCCGCCCCTGAAGAAGACCTTTGACTCTGTGGACAA GGTCCTGTCGGAGGTGGACTTTGAAGAGCGCTTTGCAGAGCTGCCTGAGTTCCGGCCTGAGGAGGTGCTGCCCTCGCCTACCCTGCAGTCTTTGGCCACTTCACCCCGGGCCATCCTGGGCTCCTACCGCAAGAAGAGGAAGAACTCCACCG ACCTGGACTCAGCCCCCGAGGATCCTACCTCACCCAAGCGCAAGATGAGGAGACGCTCCAGCTGCAGCTCGGAGCCCAACACCCCCAAGAGTGCCAAGTGCGAGGGGGACATCTTCACTTTTGACCGCACAG GTACAGAAGCTGAGGATGTGCTCGGGGAGCTGGAATATGAGAAGGTGCCATACTCGTCACTGAGGCGCACCCTGGACCAGCGCCGGGCCCTGGTCATGCAGCTGTTCCAGGACCATGGCTTCTTCCCATCAG CCCAGGCCACAGCAGCTTTCCAGGCCCGCTACGCAGACATCTTCCCTTCCAAGGTCTGTCTGCAGTTGAAGATCCGTGAGGTGCGCCAGAAGATCATGCAGGCAGCCACTCCCACAGAGCAGCCCCCGGGAGCTGAGGCCCCCCTCTCTGGACCGCTCCCCACTGGCACCACTGCTGCCTCTGTCCCCACTCCCAGCCCTGCTGGGGGCCCTGACCCCACCTCACCTGGCTCGGACTCTGGCACGGCCCCAGCTGCCCTGCCACTGCCTCCACCCCCAGAACCAGGACCTGGACAGCCTGGCTGGGAGGGGCCCCCCCAGCCCTCTCCTCCACCCACTGGCCCCTCCACAGCTGCCACAGGCAGGTGA